In the genome of Drosophila yakuba strain Tai18E2 chromosome 3R, Prin_Dyak_Tai18E2_2.1, whole genome shotgun sequence, one region contains:
- the LOC6536670 gene encoding uncharacterized protein LOC6536670 isoform X2 produces MHRIPLHMVSEPCPEASEYITMSGVMCPRNLIECELFLKVLRKTTDAVFCDFSEVAQSCLNIAKKCMHMKSPSVLKMTLQSLNEIICRAPSASATCVDAILARSVLYMKSNQHAIACNDLLYYESLDPALKTTEGTIVSQILHCVCLFMIREYKSSKEKLSAVKRLIEEVSLVDQTEISRFLTLIKQYEERINQARTNVEFCKEVQYENLAPFKGFKLTRKIPFASQACDYFEKPIENSGGVFASCEMPKGEIVLVENPVHFQFSAPFLNCDLCGVHQEQLYTCDDCRYRTYCSRLCMESDAEIHQYECYGYRIGLIPMLEASMLFRLFYEALEYILPAIVDYAMDGGVISDPHEAWTFILEHAQEEEKNYNLVGELLATAPDYNLLTREKYKEIVATAFRLSVFIYNDTHIADKYFYLLALVKTDLINVMAAILLRLCGHVLLNSHRNELYYTKPGDTVDMNEINAEFEKCGALPMPTERISANVFSYYGVNAISDFVDCYNNVHDSLTEAEHEYLEKLPQGSPMFRFADRLHSICIQKYEIETVEDLVGAETLPKHQIDDILQIFNTSKRCQLLTNITKYFHQFVNQYFNKIENTVQLKSTLFVTLKAFKQNGETNNMKAVCLPSGKVIGVTAKKVHKGEELVLCPDFARHRDHNLILDLARREDFDFTPNLVSGNLNPEKRISPEFGRHNKAFILAINENISAWKESRLDVNLQLNLSILYGTYNSFLALHCGEKDETRFLGVLKFSMFLAMNGFLQHSSDNILHFVELTEMDDIYFKNIEIYRQTFGVIRCIMEQFIDIMVDCPEVGPDYPNMVFVSSSFVLKRLQFHTEALIDNEEASSLYMEYCTYHHKWKKVLHSYLMMSPDLKNFLIK; encoded by the exons ATGCATAGAATACCATTGCATATGGTGTCGGAGCCGTGCCCAGAGGCCTCTGAATACATCACGATGTCCGGGGTCATGTGTCCACGTAACCTGAT AGAATGCGAGCTGTTCTTAAAGGTTCTGCGTAAAACAACCGACGCAgttttttgcgatttttcCGAAGTTGCCCAAAGTTGCCTTAACATTGCTAAGAAGTGTATGCATATGAAAAGTCCTTCAGTGTTGAAGATG ACTTTGCAGAGTCTGAACGAAATTATATGCCGCGCACCCAGCGCCTCCGCTACATGCGTGGATGCTATTTTGGCCAGAAGTGTGCTGTATATGAAAAGTAACCAGCATGCG ATCGCCTGTAATGACTTACTATATTACGAGTCTTTGGATCCAGCTCTCAAGACAACGGAGGGAACAATAGTGTCACAGATACTTCACTGCGTATGCCTTTTTATGATTCGGGAGTATAAATCATCGAAAGAAAAATTGTCGGCTGTAAAAAGACTAATTG AAGAGGTGTCGTTAGTTGATCAAACTG AAATCAGTCGGTTCCTAACTCTTATAAAACAATATGAAGAGAGAATCAACCAAGCTAGAACAAATGTTGAGTTTTGCAAGGAAGTCCAATACGAGAACTTGGCGCCTTTTAAAGGTTTTAAGCTTACTCGGAAAATTCCATTTGCCAGTCAAGCCTGTGATTATTT CGAAAAACCCATTGAGAATTCTGGCGGAGTTTTCGCTTCATGCGAAATGCCAAAGGGAGAAATTGTTCTTGTGGAAAATCCTGTGCACTTTCAGTTCAGTGCTCCATTTCTAAACTGCGATTTGTGTGGAGTACATCAGGAACAGCTATATACCTGTGATGACTGTCGTTATAGAACCTATTGCTCAAGATTGTGTATGGAATCAGATGCAGAAATCCACCAATACGAGTGCTATGGATATAGAATTGGGCTGATACCAATGCTAGAGGCTAGCATGCTATTTCGATTGTTTTACGAAGCATTAGAATATATTCTTCCGGCTATAGTAGACTATGCCATGGATGGAGG AGTTATAAGTGATCCCCATGAGGCTTGGACCTTTATACTGGAGCATGCCCAGGAAGAGGAGAAAAATTATAATCTTGTTGGAGAACTCCTGGCTACGGCGCCAGATTATAACCTGCTGACAAGGGAAAAGTATAAAGAAATCGTAGCCACCGCATTTCGATTGTCGGTTTTCATTTACAATGACACCCACATCgcagataaatatttttatttactggCTCTCGTGAAAACAGACTTAATTAATGTAATGGCAGCTATACTTTTACGGTTGTGTGGCCACGTTCTATTAAATTCCCATCGAAATGAGCTTTACTACACAAAGCCCGGAGATACAGTTGACATGAATGAAATTAATGCAGAATTCGAAAAGTGTGGTGCGCTTCCGATGCCAACTGAACGTATAAGCGCAAATGTATTTAGTTATTATGGAGTAAATGCGATATCAGATTTCGTTGACTGCTACAACAACGTTCACGATAGTCTAACTGAGGCTGAACATGAGTACCTAGAAAAGTTACCACAGGGTAGCCCAATGTTTCGGTTTGCTGATAGGCTACATTCTATTTGcatacaaaaatatgaaattgaaACTGTGGAAGATCTCGTTGGTGCTGAGACATTACCTAAACACCAAATAGACGATATTCTTCAAATCTTCAACACATCAAAACGTTGCCAGCTGCTGAcgaatattacaaaatattttcatcaATTTgtaaatcaatattttaacaaaatagaaaatacCGTCCAATTAAAGTCTACGCTTTTTGTTAcattaaaagcttttaagcAGAATGGTGAGACGAATAATATGAAAGCCGT ATGTCTACCAAGTGGAAAAGTCATTGGAGTGACTGCTAAAAAAGTCCATAAGGGCGAGGAACTAGTGCTATGCCCTGATTTTGCTAGGCACCGTGATCACAACCTAATATTGGATTTAGCACGACGCGAAGATTTCGACTTTACTCCAAATCTTGTAAGCGGAAACTTAAAT CCTGAGAAAAGGATTTCCCCAGAGTTCGGGCGACACAATAAAGCATTCATCCTCGCCATTAACGAGAACATTTCAGCATGGAAAGAGTCTCGATTAG ATGTAAATCTGCAACTTAATTTGTCCATTCTATACGGCACGTACAACAGTTTTCTCGCCTTGCATTGCGGAGAAAAGGATGAGACACGTTTTCTGGGAGTACTCAAATTCTCCATGTTTCTAGCAATGAAtg GCTTTTTACAACACTCTAGCGATAATATATTGCACTTCGTTGAGTTAACTGAAATggatgatatatattttaaaaatatcgaAATTTACCGTCAAACCTTCGGTGTAATCAGATGCATTATGGAACAATTTATTGATATCAT GGTGGACTGTCCAGAAGTCGGGCCGGATTATCCCAACATGGTTTTTGTAAGCTCTTCCTTTGTTTTAAAAAGACTGCAGTTTCATACGGAAGCTTTAATAGATAATGAAGAGGCTTCATCTTTATACATGGAATATTGTACCTATCATCATAAATGGAAGAAAGTCCTTCATTCCTATTTGATGATGTCACCAGACTTAAAGAACTTTTTGATAAAATag
- the LOC6536670 gene encoding uncharacterized protein LOC6536670 isoform X6 has protein sequence MHRIPLHMVSEPCPEASEYITMSGVMCPRNLIECELFLKVLRKTTDAVFCDFSEVAQSCLNIAKKCMHMKSPSVLKMTLQSLNEIICRAPSASATCVDAILARSVLYMKSNQHAIACNDLLYYESLDPALKTTEGTIVSQILHCVCLFMIREYKSSKEKLSAVKRLIEEVSLVDQTEISRFLTLIKQYEERINQARTNVEFCKEVQYENLAPFKGFKLTRKIPFASQACDYFEKPIENSGGVFASCEMPKGEIVLVENPVHFQFSAPFLNCDLCGVHQEQLYTCDDCRYRTYCSRLCMESDAEIHQYECYGYRIGLIPMLEASMLFRLFYEALEYILPAIVDYAMDGGVISDPHEAWTFILEHAQEEEKNYNLVGELLATAPDYNLLTREKYKEIVATAFRLSVFIYNDTHIADKYFYLLALVKTDLINVMAAILLRLCGHVLLNSHRNELYYTKPGDTVDMNEINAEFEKCGALPMPTERISANVFSYYGVNAISDFVDCYNNVHDSLTEAEHEYLEKLPQGSPMFRFADRLHSICIQKYEIETVEDLVGAETLPKHQIDDILQIFNTSKRCQLLTNITKYFHQFVNQYFNKIENTVQLKSTLFVTLKAFKQNGETNNMKAVCLPSGKVIGVTAKKVHKGEELVLCPDFARHRDHNLILDLARREDFDFTPNLVSGNLNPEKRISPEFGRHNKAFILAINENISAWKESRLDVNLQLNLSILYGTYNSFLALHCGEKDETRFLGVLKFSMFLAMNGFLQHSSDNILHFVELTEMDDIYFKNIEIYRQTFGVIRCIMEQFIDIMVDCPEVGPDYPNMVFIMKRLHLYTWNIVPIIINGRKSFIPI, from the exons ATGCATAGAATACCATTGCATATGGTGTCGGAGCCGTGCCCAGAGGCCTCTGAATACATCACGATGTCCGGGGTCATGTGTCCACGTAACCTGAT AGAATGCGAGCTGTTCTTAAAGGTTCTGCGTAAAACAACCGACGCAgttttttgcgatttttcCGAAGTTGCCCAAAGTTGCCTTAACATTGCTAAGAAGTGTATGCATATGAAAAGTCCTTCAGTGTTGAAGATG ACTTTGCAGAGTCTGAACGAAATTATATGCCGCGCACCCAGCGCCTCCGCTACATGCGTGGATGCTATTTTGGCCAGAAGTGTGCTGTATATGAAAAGTAACCAGCATGCG ATCGCCTGTAATGACTTACTATATTACGAGTCTTTGGATCCAGCTCTCAAGACAACGGAGGGAACAATAGTGTCACAGATACTTCACTGCGTATGCCTTTTTATGATTCGGGAGTATAAATCATCGAAAGAAAAATTGTCGGCTGTAAAAAGACTAATTG AAGAGGTGTCGTTAGTTGATCAAACTG AAATCAGTCGGTTCCTAACTCTTATAAAACAATATGAAGAGAGAATCAACCAAGCTAGAACAAATGTTGAGTTTTGCAAGGAAGTCCAATACGAGAACTTGGCGCCTTTTAAAGGTTTTAAGCTTACTCGGAAAATTCCATTTGCCAGTCAAGCCTGTGATTATTT CGAAAAACCCATTGAGAATTCTGGCGGAGTTTTCGCTTCATGCGAAATGCCAAAGGGAGAAATTGTTCTTGTGGAAAATCCTGTGCACTTTCAGTTCAGTGCTCCATTTCTAAACTGCGATTTGTGTGGAGTACATCAGGAACAGCTATATACCTGTGATGACTGTCGTTATAGAACCTATTGCTCAAGATTGTGTATGGAATCAGATGCAGAAATCCACCAATACGAGTGCTATGGATATAGAATTGGGCTGATACCAATGCTAGAGGCTAGCATGCTATTTCGATTGTTTTACGAAGCATTAGAATATATTCTTCCGGCTATAGTAGACTATGCCATGGATGGAGG AGTTATAAGTGATCCCCATGAGGCTTGGACCTTTATACTGGAGCATGCCCAGGAAGAGGAGAAAAATTATAATCTTGTTGGAGAACTCCTGGCTACGGCGCCAGATTATAACCTGCTGACAAGGGAAAAGTATAAAGAAATCGTAGCCACCGCATTTCGATTGTCGGTTTTCATTTACAATGACACCCACATCgcagataaatatttttatttactggCTCTCGTGAAAACAGACTTAATTAATGTAATGGCAGCTATACTTTTACGGTTGTGTGGCCACGTTCTATTAAATTCCCATCGAAATGAGCTTTACTACACAAAGCCCGGAGATACAGTTGACATGAATGAAATTAATGCAGAATTCGAAAAGTGTGGTGCGCTTCCGATGCCAACTGAACGTATAAGCGCAAATGTATTTAGTTATTATGGAGTAAATGCGATATCAGATTTCGTTGACTGCTACAACAACGTTCACGATAGTCTAACTGAGGCTGAACATGAGTACCTAGAAAAGTTACCACAGGGTAGCCCAATGTTTCGGTTTGCTGATAGGCTACATTCTATTTGcatacaaaaatatgaaattgaaACTGTGGAAGATCTCGTTGGTGCTGAGACATTACCTAAACACCAAATAGACGATATTCTTCAAATCTTCAACACATCAAAACGTTGCCAGCTGCTGAcgaatattacaaaatattttcatcaATTTgtaaatcaatattttaacaaaatagaaaatacCGTCCAATTAAAGTCTACGCTTTTTGTTAcattaaaagcttttaagcAGAATGGTGAGACGAATAATATGAAAGCCGT ATGTCTACCAAGTGGAAAAGTCATTGGAGTGACTGCTAAAAAAGTCCATAAGGGCGAGGAACTAGTGCTATGCCCTGATTTTGCTAGGCACCGTGATCACAACCTAATATTGGATTTAGCACGACGCGAAGATTTCGACTTTACTCCAAATCTTGTAAGCGGAAACTTAAAT CCTGAGAAAAGGATTTCCCCAGAGTTCGGGCGACACAATAAAGCATTCATCCTCGCCATTAACGAGAACATTTCAGCATGGAAAGAGTCTCGATTAG ATGTAAATCTGCAACTTAATTTGTCCATTCTATACGGCACGTACAACAGTTTTCTCGCCTTGCATTGCGGAGAAAAGGATGAGACACGTTTTCTGGGAGTACTCAAATTCTCCATGTTTCTAGCAATGAAtg GCTTTTTACAACACTCTAGCGATAATATATTGCACTTCGTTGAGTTAACTGAAATggatgatatatattttaaaaatatcgaAATTTACCGTCAAACCTTCGGTGTAATCAGATGCATTATGGAACAATTTATTGATATCAT GGTGGACTGTCCAGAAGTCGGGCCGGATTATCCCAACATGGTTTTT ATAATGAAGAGGCTTCATCTTTATACATGGAATATTGTACCTATCATCATAAATGGAAGAAAGTCCTTCATTCCTATTTGA
- the LOC6536670 gene encoding uncharacterized protein LOC6536670 isoform X3: protein MHRIPLHMVSEPCPEASEYITMSGVMCPRNLIECELFLKVLRKTTDAVFCDFSEVAQSCLNIAKKCMHMKSPSVLKMTLQSLNEIICRAPSASATCVDAILARSVLYMKSNQHAIACNDLLYYESLDPALKTTEGTIVSQILHCVCLFMIREYKSSKEKLSAVKRLIEVSLVDQTEISRFLTLIKQYEERINQARTNVEFCKEVQYENLAPFKGFKLTRKIPFASQACDYFEKPIENSGGVFASCEMPKGEIVLVENPVHFQFSAPFLNCDLCGVHQEQLYTCDDCRYRTYCSRLCMESDAEIHQYECYGYRIGLIPMLEASMLFRLFYEALEYILPAIVDYAMDGGVISDPHEAWTFILEHAQEEEKNYNLVGELLATAPDYNLLTREKYKEIVATAFRLSVFIYNDTHIADKYFYLLALVKTDLINVMAAILLRLCGHVLLNSHRNELYYTKPGDTVDMNEINAEFEKCGALPMPTERISANVFSYYGVNAISDFVDCYNNVHDSLTEAEHEYLEKLPQGSPMFRFADRLHSICIQKYEIETVEDLVGAETLPKHQIDDILQIFNTSKRCQLLTNITKYFHQFVNQYFNKIENTVQLKSTLFVTLKAFKQNGETNNMKAVCLPSGKVIGVTAKKVHKGEELVLCPDFARHRDHNLILDLARREDFDFTPNLVSGNLNPEKRISPEFGRHNKAFILAINENISAWKESRLDVNLQLNLSILYGTYNSFLALHCGEKDETRFLGVLKFSMFLAMNGFLQHSSDNILHFVELTEMDDIYFKNIEIYRQTFGVIRCIMEQFIDIIRVDCPEVGPDYPNMVFVSSSFVLKRLQFHTEALIDNEEASSLYMEYCTYHHKWKKVLHSYLMMSPDLKNFLIK, encoded by the exons ATGCATAGAATACCATTGCATATGGTGTCGGAGCCGTGCCCAGAGGCCTCTGAATACATCACGATGTCCGGGGTCATGTGTCCACGTAACCTGAT AGAATGCGAGCTGTTCTTAAAGGTTCTGCGTAAAACAACCGACGCAgttttttgcgatttttcCGAAGTTGCCCAAAGTTGCCTTAACATTGCTAAGAAGTGTATGCATATGAAAAGTCCTTCAGTGTTGAAGATG ACTTTGCAGAGTCTGAACGAAATTATATGCCGCGCACCCAGCGCCTCCGCTACATGCGTGGATGCTATTTTGGCCAGAAGTGTGCTGTATATGAAAAGTAACCAGCATGCG ATCGCCTGTAATGACTTACTATATTACGAGTCTTTGGATCCAGCTCTCAAGACAACGGAGGGAACAATAGTGTCACAGATACTTCACTGCGTATGCCTTTTTATGATTCGGGAGTATAAATCATCGAAAGAAAAATTGTCGGCTGTAAAAAGACTAATTG AGGTGTCGTTAGTTGATCAAACTG AAATCAGTCGGTTCCTAACTCTTATAAAACAATATGAAGAGAGAATCAACCAAGCTAGAACAAATGTTGAGTTTTGCAAGGAAGTCCAATACGAGAACTTGGCGCCTTTTAAAGGTTTTAAGCTTACTCGGAAAATTCCATTTGCCAGTCAAGCCTGTGATTATTT CGAAAAACCCATTGAGAATTCTGGCGGAGTTTTCGCTTCATGCGAAATGCCAAAGGGAGAAATTGTTCTTGTGGAAAATCCTGTGCACTTTCAGTTCAGTGCTCCATTTCTAAACTGCGATTTGTGTGGAGTACATCAGGAACAGCTATATACCTGTGATGACTGTCGTTATAGAACCTATTGCTCAAGATTGTGTATGGAATCAGATGCAGAAATCCACCAATACGAGTGCTATGGATATAGAATTGGGCTGATACCAATGCTAGAGGCTAGCATGCTATTTCGATTGTTTTACGAAGCATTAGAATATATTCTTCCGGCTATAGTAGACTATGCCATGGATGGAGG AGTTATAAGTGATCCCCATGAGGCTTGGACCTTTATACTGGAGCATGCCCAGGAAGAGGAGAAAAATTATAATCTTGTTGGAGAACTCCTGGCTACGGCGCCAGATTATAACCTGCTGACAAGGGAAAAGTATAAAGAAATCGTAGCCACCGCATTTCGATTGTCGGTTTTCATTTACAATGACACCCACATCgcagataaatatttttatttactggCTCTCGTGAAAACAGACTTAATTAATGTAATGGCAGCTATACTTTTACGGTTGTGTGGCCACGTTCTATTAAATTCCCATCGAAATGAGCTTTACTACACAAAGCCCGGAGATACAGTTGACATGAATGAAATTAATGCAGAATTCGAAAAGTGTGGTGCGCTTCCGATGCCAACTGAACGTATAAGCGCAAATGTATTTAGTTATTATGGAGTAAATGCGATATCAGATTTCGTTGACTGCTACAACAACGTTCACGATAGTCTAACTGAGGCTGAACATGAGTACCTAGAAAAGTTACCACAGGGTAGCCCAATGTTTCGGTTTGCTGATAGGCTACATTCTATTTGcatacaaaaatatgaaattgaaACTGTGGAAGATCTCGTTGGTGCTGAGACATTACCTAAACACCAAATAGACGATATTCTTCAAATCTTCAACACATCAAAACGTTGCCAGCTGCTGAcgaatattacaaaatattttcatcaATTTgtaaatcaatattttaacaaaatagaaaatacCGTCCAATTAAAGTCTACGCTTTTTGTTAcattaaaagcttttaagcAGAATGGTGAGACGAATAATATGAAAGCCGT ATGTCTACCAAGTGGAAAAGTCATTGGAGTGACTGCTAAAAAAGTCCATAAGGGCGAGGAACTAGTGCTATGCCCTGATTTTGCTAGGCACCGTGATCACAACCTAATATTGGATTTAGCACGACGCGAAGATTTCGACTTTACTCCAAATCTTGTAAGCGGAAACTTAAAT CCTGAGAAAAGGATTTCCCCAGAGTTCGGGCGACACAATAAAGCATTCATCCTCGCCATTAACGAGAACATTTCAGCATGGAAAGAGTCTCGATTAG ATGTAAATCTGCAACTTAATTTGTCCATTCTATACGGCACGTACAACAGTTTTCTCGCCTTGCATTGCGGAGAAAAGGATGAGACACGTTTTCTGGGAGTACTCAAATTCTCCATGTTTCTAGCAATGAAtg GCTTTTTACAACACTCTAGCGATAATATATTGCACTTCGTTGAGTTAACTGAAATggatgatatatattttaaaaatatcgaAATTTACCGTCAAACCTTCGGTGTAATCAGATGCATTATGGAACAATTTATTGATATCAT CAGGGTGGACTGTCCAGAAGTCGGGCCGGATTATCCCAACATGGTTTTTGTAAGCTCTTCCTTTGTTTTAAAAAGACTGCAGTTTCATACGGAAGCTTTAATAGATAATGAAGAGGCTTCATCTTTATACATGGAATATTGTACCTATCATCATAAATGGAAGAAAGTCCTTCATTCCTATTTGATGATGTCACCAGACTTAAAGAACTTTTTGATAAAATag
- the LOC6536670 gene encoding uncharacterized protein LOC6536670 isoform X4 — MHRIPLHMVSEPCPEASEYITMSGVMCPRNLIECELFLKVLRKTTDAVFCDFSEVAQSCLNIAKKCMHMKSPSVLKMTLQSLNEIICRAPSASATCVDAILARSVLYMKSNQHAIACNDLLYYESLDPALKTTEGTIVSQILHCVCLFMIREYKSSKEKLSAVKRLIEVSLVDQTEISRFLTLIKQYEERINQARTNVEFCKEVQYENLAPFKGFKLTRKIPFASQACDYFEKPIENSGGVFASCEMPKGEIVLVENPVHFQFSAPFLNCDLCGVHQEQLYTCDDCRYRTYCSRLCMESDAEIHQYECYGYRIGLIPMLEASMLFRLFYEALEYILPAIVDYAMDGGVISDPHEAWTFILEHAQEEEKNYNLVGELLATAPDYNLLTREKYKEIVATAFRLSVFIYNDTHIADKYFYLLALVKTDLINVMAAILLRLCGHVLLNSHRNELYYTKPGDTVDMNEINAEFEKCGALPMPTERISANVFSYYGVNAISDFVDCYNNVHDSLTEAEHEYLEKLPQGSPMFRFADRLHSICIQKYEIETVEDLVGAETLPKHQIDDILQIFNTSKRCQLLTNITKYFHQFVNQYFNKIENTVQLKSTLFVTLKAFKQNGETNNMKAVCLPSGKVIGVTAKKVHKGEELVLCPDFARHRDHNLILDLARREDFDFTPNLVSGNLNPEKRISPEFGRHNKAFILAINENISAWKESRLDVNLQLNLSILYGTYNSFLALHCGEKDETRFLGVLKFSMFLAMNGFLQHSSDNILHFVELTEMDDIYFKNIEIYRQTFGVIRCIMEQFIDIMVDCPEVGPDYPNMVFVSSSFVLKRLQFHTEALIDNEEASSLYMEYCTYHHKWKKVLHSYLMMSPDLKNFLIK, encoded by the exons ATGCATAGAATACCATTGCATATGGTGTCGGAGCCGTGCCCAGAGGCCTCTGAATACATCACGATGTCCGGGGTCATGTGTCCACGTAACCTGAT AGAATGCGAGCTGTTCTTAAAGGTTCTGCGTAAAACAACCGACGCAgttttttgcgatttttcCGAAGTTGCCCAAAGTTGCCTTAACATTGCTAAGAAGTGTATGCATATGAAAAGTCCTTCAGTGTTGAAGATG ACTTTGCAGAGTCTGAACGAAATTATATGCCGCGCACCCAGCGCCTCCGCTACATGCGTGGATGCTATTTTGGCCAGAAGTGTGCTGTATATGAAAAGTAACCAGCATGCG ATCGCCTGTAATGACTTACTATATTACGAGTCTTTGGATCCAGCTCTCAAGACAACGGAGGGAACAATAGTGTCACAGATACTTCACTGCGTATGCCTTTTTATGATTCGGGAGTATAAATCATCGAAAGAAAAATTGTCGGCTGTAAAAAGACTAATTG AGGTGTCGTTAGTTGATCAAACTG AAATCAGTCGGTTCCTAACTCTTATAAAACAATATGAAGAGAGAATCAACCAAGCTAGAACAAATGTTGAGTTTTGCAAGGAAGTCCAATACGAGAACTTGGCGCCTTTTAAAGGTTTTAAGCTTACTCGGAAAATTCCATTTGCCAGTCAAGCCTGTGATTATTT CGAAAAACCCATTGAGAATTCTGGCGGAGTTTTCGCTTCATGCGAAATGCCAAAGGGAGAAATTGTTCTTGTGGAAAATCCTGTGCACTTTCAGTTCAGTGCTCCATTTCTAAACTGCGATTTGTGTGGAGTACATCAGGAACAGCTATATACCTGTGATGACTGTCGTTATAGAACCTATTGCTCAAGATTGTGTATGGAATCAGATGCAGAAATCCACCAATACGAGTGCTATGGATATAGAATTGGGCTGATACCAATGCTAGAGGCTAGCATGCTATTTCGATTGTTTTACGAAGCATTAGAATATATTCTTCCGGCTATAGTAGACTATGCCATGGATGGAGG AGTTATAAGTGATCCCCATGAGGCTTGGACCTTTATACTGGAGCATGCCCAGGAAGAGGAGAAAAATTATAATCTTGTTGGAGAACTCCTGGCTACGGCGCCAGATTATAACCTGCTGACAAGGGAAAAGTATAAAGAAATCGTAGCCACCGCATTTCGATTGTCGGTTTTCATTTACAATGACACCCACATCgcagataaatatttttatttactggCTCTCGTGAAAACAGACTTAATTAATGTAATGGCAGCTATACTTTTACGGTTGTGTGGCCACGTTCTATTAAATTCCCATCGAAATGAGCTTTACTACACAAAGCCCGGAGATACAGTTGACATGAATGAAATTAATGCAGAATTCGAAAAGTGTGGTGCGCTTCCGATGCCAACTGAACGTATAAGCGCAAATGTATTTAGTTATTATGGAGTAAATGCGATATCAGATTTCGTTGACTGCTACAACAACGTTCACGATAGTCTAACTGAGGCTGAACATGAGTACCTAGAAAAGTTACCACAGGGTAGCCCAATGTTTCGGTTTGCTGATAGGCTACATTCTATTTGcatacaaaaatatgaaattgaaACTGTGGAAGATCTCGTTGGTGCTGAGACATTACCTAAACACCAAATAGACGATATTCTTCAAATCTTCAACACATCAAAACGTTGCCAGCTGCTGAcgaatattacaaaatattttcatcaATTTgtaaatcaatattttaacaaaatagaaaatacCGTCCAATTAAAGTCTACGCTTTTTGTTAcattaaaagcttttaagcAGAATGGTGAGACGAATAATATGAAAGCCGT ATGTCTACCAAGTGGAAAAGTCATTGGAGTGACTGCTAAAAAAGTCCATAAGGGCGAGGAACTAGTGCTATGCCCTGATTTTGCTAGGCACCGTGATCACAACCTAATATTGGATTTAGCACGACGCGAAGATTTCGACTTTACTCCAAATCTTGTAAGCGGAAACTTAAAT CCTGAGAAAAGGATTTCCCCAGAGTTCGGGCGACACAATAAAGCATTCATCCTCGCCATTAACGAGAACATTTCAGCATGGAAAGAGTCTCGATTAG ATGTAAATCTGCAACTTAATTTGTCCATTCTATACGGCACGTACAACAGTTTTCTCGCCTTGCATTGCGGAGAAAAGGATGAGACACGTTTTCTGGGAGTACTCAAATTCTCCATGTTTCTAGCAATGAAtg GCTTTTTACAACACTCTAGCGATAATATATTGCACTTCGTTGAGTTAACTGAAATggatgatatatattttaaaaatatcgaAATTTACCGTCAAACCTTCGGTGTAATCAGATGCATTATGGAACAATTTATTGATATCAT GGTGGACTGTCCAGAAGTCGGGCCGGATTATCCCAACATGGTTTTTGTAAGCTCTTCCTTTGTTTTAAAAAGACTGCAGTTTCATACGGAAGCTTTAATAGATAATGAAGAGGCTTCATCTTTATACATGGAATATTGTACCTATCATCATAAATGGAAGAAAGTCCTTCATTCCTATTTGATGATGTCACCAGACTTAAAGAACTTTTTGATAAAATag